In the Thermodesulfobacteriota bacterium genome, one interval contains:
- a CDS encoding AraC family transcriptional regulator gives MEDMRKVFASSIARLTFTGDQLETAIPTLSFYRLFGPMELKSHIYEPCVCLIAQGAKRVLLGADTYVYDSRNFLISSLHLPTSVQIIKASREKPYMGLMLKLDLREISRLMAECDFPPSRLQQPSRGLVVGEVTLPLLNAFQRLIDLLSEPMDIPILAPIIQREIIYRLLVSDQGARLRHIVSEESRSREISQAIDWLRNNFTQQLHIDDLAAQVHMSTSTFHHHFKALTAISPLQFQKRLRLNEARRLMLAERIDSGTAAFRVGYESQSQFSREYSRLFGEPPLRDITKLRRMADPVRL, from the coding sequence ATGGAAGATATGCGGAAGGTGTTTGCAAGCAGCATCGCCCGTTTGACCTTTACCGGTGACCAGCTTGAGACCGCAATTCCAACCTTGTCTTTTTATCGCCTGTTCGGACCCATGGAGCTTAAGAGCCATATATATGAGCCATGCGTTTGTTTGATAGCACAGGGAGCCAAACGCGTACTGCTAGGAGCAGACACGTATGTGTATGACTCGCGCAATTTTTTGATATCGTCCCTTCATCTACCAACATCTGTGCAGATTATCAAGGCGAGCCGGGAAAAGCCCTACATGGGGCTCATGTTGAAACTTGATCTGCGAGAGATTTCACGACTAATGGCAGAGTGTGATTTTCCACCGTCGCGTTTGCAGCAACCAAGCCGTGGACTGGTAGTCGGTGAAGTCACGTTGCCATTGCTCAACGCCTTTCAACGGTTGATCGACTTGCTTTCAGAGCCGATGGATATCCCGATTCTTGCACCGATCATCCAGCGGGAAATTATATACCGTCTACTTGTGAGTGATCAGGGGGCTCGTTTGCGCCATATCGTGTCTGAGGAAAGCCGGAGTCGCGAGATATCACAGGCTATCGATTGGCTGAGGAATAACTTCACTCAACAATTGCATATAGATGATCTAGCAGCTCAAGTCCATATGAGTACATCTACATTCCATCATCACTTCAAAGCGCTTACGGCTATTAGCCCACTTCAATTTCAAAAACGATTACGTTTAAACGAAGCGAGGCGGCTAATGCTCGCAGAGCGTATAGATTCAGGGACCGCGGCTTTTCGGGTTGGTTATGAGAGCCAATCCCAGTTCAGCCGCGAGTACAGTCGTTTGTTTGGCGAACCACCATTACGCGATATCACAAAATTACGCCGAATGGCGGATCCTGTAAGATTATAG
- a CDS encoding cyclophilin-like fold protein has protein sequence MKRSFSRTRECMFLVLAAVMMFSHSTCGADGGSAVTAPSVKPAEVTNESGKGMKIRIKVGDKEAIGTLNDSPAARDFASLLPLTLDLEDYVKTEKIGYLPRKLTIEGSANNPDSDIAYYAPWGNLAIFYKVVPSSGNGLIILGKIDSNKEIFNVPGSLKATIELDKEQEVK, from the coding sequence ATGAAACGCAGTTTTAGTAGAACAAGGGAATGCATGTTTTTGGTTCTCGCGGCGGTAATGATGTTTAGCCACTCCACCTGCGGCGCCGATGGAGGGAGCGCGGTTACGGCTCCTTCCGTTAAACCAGCCGAAGTAACTAATGAATCGGGAAAAGGTATGAAGATAAGAATAAAAGTTGGAGACAAGGAAGCGATAGGGACTCTTAATGACAGTCCGGCGGCGCGCGATTTTGCATCTCTCCTGCCGCTGACTCTTGATTTGGAAGATTACGTAAAAACCGAAAAGATCGGTTATCTCCCGCGAAAGCTAACGATCGAAGGCTCTGCCAACAATCCTGACAGTGATATTGCTTATTACGCGCCGTGGGGAAATTTGGCAATTTTTTACAAAGTTGTGCCCAGCTCTGGCAATGGGCTCATCATTCTTGGAAAGATAGACAGCAACAAGGAGATTTTTAATGTGCCCGGTTCGCTAAAGGCAACGATAGAGCTCGATAAAGAACAGGAGGTCAAATGA
- a CDS encoding IPTL-CTERM sorting domain-containing protein — translation MRIFHLISLMFFLVFSLSFSGTGAQAQVDPFVNGSFETGNFTGWTVVQEPGSAGSWFVYSGDVAPISPHFVLPPPVGVFAAISDQLESSSQVLYQDIDVPAGLSSECSVIIYYENFAEEFVTAPDLSYTTQPNQQARIDIMDPSAGDFDVGAGVLLNIFQTNPGDPISLGYTTINFDLSQFAGTNVRFRVAEVDTLNYFLFAIDYVRCGTRDVTRPIPTLGEWGMIAMAGALGLAGLIFARRRRVRAA, via the coding sequence ATGCGCATATTCCATCTTATATCATTAATGTTTTTCCTCGTATTCTCTTTATCATTTTCTGGTACCGGCGCTCAGGCTCAAGTTGATCCCTTCGTGAACGGCAGCTTCGAGACCGGGAATTTCACCGGATGGACAGTAGTTCAGGAGCCGGGCAGCGCGGGCAGCTGGTTTGTTTATAGCGGGGATGTTGCTCCTATTTCGCCCCACTTTGTTTTGCCTCCGCCTGTAGGCGTATTCGCCGCTATCTCCGACCAGCTGGAGTCGAGCTCTCAGGTCCTTTATCAGGATATAGACGTGCCGGCGGGATTATCGAGCGAGTGTTCCGTGATAATTTATTATGAAAATTTTGCGGAAGAATTCGTTACTGCCCCCGATCTGTCATATACGACGCAACCCAATCAACAGGCCAGAATTGATATAATGGACCCTTCGGCGGGGGATTTCGACGTGGGCGCGGGGGTGTTATTGAACATCTTCCAGACGAACCCGGGCGATCCGATATCGTTAGGTTATACCACAATAAATTTCGACCTGTCGCAGTTTGCGGGAACGAATGTCAGGTTCAGGGTCGCCGAGGTGGATACGCTAAATTATTTTCTTTTCGCGATCGACTACGTAAGATGCGGTACCCGTGATGTAACAAGACCGATCCCCACGCTCGGCGAGTGGGGCATGATCGCCATGGCGGGTGCGCTCGGCCTCGCGGGCCTCATTTTCGCCCGCCGCAGGCGGGTACGCGCAGCGTAG
- a CDS encoding diguanylate cyclase, which produces MNKLDLILLIITMSCIAYIVHKWWSKRHNSVISSPIVAIVQIMGILIVTKVIAEVLDYHFHQYPFDYTHILIEVAVFSLLCAPLIYLLYLRPLFSEVKENTKLTSGIMDNAADGILAIDGHGIIQSLNKAAEKMFGYPPKELIGQNIKMIISDGHGKNGNVLRKLLATGETSEGDKIIEATGIRTDGSCIPIELAVSGYTSHNNQHYTLIVHDLTEHRKSEEFYINLFKNSPIGIYIAQGGGFNFVNPQFQKYTGYSEEELLEKTRCIDLVYEEDRELVRENAIKMLKGERTKPYEYRVKTKDGEVKWIMETVAPVEFNGERATLGNFMNIDQYKHMEKTLNATNQSLSSRVHELERRNEQIEILNDMSEVVQSCLSVEEACKTISLYASKLFPTDSGAICLINDSGDLVEEVSAWGKQGLSKQAFAIDDCWGLRRGATHIVKYCETELRCGHLEDSRPYDYLCIPLISQTNTLGVLFISAYADSVNYLTEKGFKNKARLAKSVAEYASLALRNIKLQDKLRQRSIRDPLTGLYNRGYMVETLGREIAYAKRANDAVAVMLLDVDHFKKYNDRHGHEAGDTVLTTLAKLLQDNVRSGDVACRYGGEEFLLILPKISLEEAVKRAERLRNNVKNIQIFHAGRMLENITLSIGVAVYPESAASPSSLLNVADQALYRAKEEGRDRVVIAVCEEIRKYGIAENEDAGRDNVSYL; this is translated from the coding sequence ATGAACAAACTAGATCTTATACTCTTAATCATAACGATGTCGTGCATTGCGTACATCGTCCATAAATGGTGGAGCAAAAGGCATAACTCTGTAATCAGCAGTCCGATCGTGGCGATCGTCCAGATAATGGGGATACTGATAGTCACGAAGGTGATAGCGGAGGTTCTGGATTACCATTTCCACCAATATCCGTTCGACTACACCCACATACTCATCGAAGTCGCCGTATTCAGCCTGCTTTGCGCTCCCCTGATTTATCTGCTCTACTTGAGACCATTATTTTCAGAGGTTAAAGAGAACACCAAGCTCACGAGTGGGATCATGGACAACGCCGCTGACGGCATACTCGCAATCGACGGACACGGGATAATACAATCGCTCAACAAGGCGGCCGAAAAGATGTTCGGATACCCGCCGAAAGAGCTCATCGGACAAAATATCAAAATGATAATAAGCGACGGTCACGGGAAAAATGGGAACGTCCTCCGGAAGCTATTGGCGACGGGCGAGACGAGCGAAGGTGATAAGATAATAGAAGCCACCGGGATCCGCACCGACGGATCGTGCATTCCGATCGAGCTCGCCGTGAGCGGTTACACCTCGCATAACAATCAGCATTATACCCTCATTGTCCACGACCTGACCGAGCACAGGAAGTCCGAGGAATTTTACATCAACCTCTTCAAAAATTCACCGATAGGAATCTACATAGCCCAGGGAGGGGGTTTCAATTTCGTCAACCCCCAGTTCCAGAAATATACGGGCTACAGCGAGGAAGAGCTGCTCGAAAAAACGAGATGCATAGACCTTGTTTACGAGGAAGACAGGGAGCTTGTGAGGGAGAATGCAATAAAGATGCTCAAAGGCGAGCGCACGAAGCCCTACGAGTACAGGGTCAAGACCAAGGACGGCGAAGTGAAATGGATAATGGAGACCGTAGCGCCTGTGGAATTCAACGGGGAGAGAGCGACTCTCGGGAATTTCATGAATATAGACCAGTACAAACATATGGAGAAAACGCTCAACGCGACGAACCAGAGCCTGTCCAGCAGGGTGCACGAGCTCGAGCGGCGTAACGAGCAAATCGAAATACTCAACGATATGAGCGAAGTGGTACAGTCCTGTCTGAGCGTGGAAGAAGCGTGCAAGACTATATCGCTTTACGCAAGCAAGCTCTTCCCTACAGATTCGGGGGCAATCTGCCTGATAAACGATTCAGGGGACCTCGTGGAGGAGGTATCCGCCTGGGGCAAGCAGGGACTTTCCAAACAGGCATTCGCCATCGACGATTGCTGGGGACTCAGACGGGGTGCCACGCATATCGTGAAATACTGCGAGACCGAGCTCAGGTGCGGCCACCTCGAAGACTCGCGGCCGTACGATTACCTCTGCATCCCGCTCATTTCGCAGACGAACACGCTGGGCGTCCTGTTCATAAGCGCGTACGCCGACAGCGTAAACTATCTCACGGAGAAAGGCTTTAAGAACAAGGCGCGCCTGGCGAAATCGGTAGCCGAATACGCCTCACTCGCGCTCAGGAACATAAAGCTCCAGGACAAGCTGCGGCAGAGATCGATACGCGACCCGTTGACAGGCCTCTACAACCGGGGCTACATGGTAGAGACGCTCGGCCGGGAGATAGCATACGCAAAACGCGCAAACGACGCGGTCGCAGTCATGCTGCTGGACGTCGATCATTTCAAGAAATACAACGATCGGCACGGGCACGAGGCGGGCGACACCGTGCTTACCACCCTGGCGAAGCTGCTGCAGGATAACGTGCGCTCAGGAGACGTCGCTTGCCGCTACGGAGGCGAAGAGTTCTTACTGATACTGCCGAAGATATCGCTCGAAGAAGCGGTCAAGAGGGCCGAGAGGCTGAGAAACAACGTTAAGAATATTCAGATCTTCCACGCGGGCAGAATGCTCGAGAATATCACGCTGTCGATCGGAGTGGCGGTATACCCGGAAAGCGCCGCATCGCCTTCCAGCCTCCTGAACGTGGCCGATCAAGCGCTGTACAGGGCGAAAGAGGAAGGGAGAGACAGGGTGGTCATTGCGGTATGCGAGGAAATCAGAAAGTACGGAATCGCGGAAAATGAGGACGCCGGCCGCGATAACGTAAGTTACCTGTGA
- a CDS encoding alpha/beta hydrolase, whose protein sequence is MKKLIILSALIIGAISVEAQDMSKGADNFYKSDKVTMQKVTYKNQYNMNVVGNLFIPKGLKQNTKNPAIIVGHPMGAVKEQSANLYATKMAEQGFVTLSLDLSFWGESDGQPRNAVSPDIYAEDFSAAVDFLGTRPFVDRDRIGVLGICGSGSFVISAAKIDPRMKAIATVSMYDMGAANRNALRHSLTLDQRKQIIKEAAEQRYVEFTGGETKYTSGTVHELNENTDPIQREFYDFYRTPRGEYTPKGSSPKLTTHPTLTSNVKFMNFYPFADIETISPRPMLFITGENAHSREFSEDAYKLAAEPKELYIVPGAGHVDLYDRVNYIPFDELTSFFTENLK, encoded by the coding sequence ATGAAAAAACTAATCATATTATCAGCACTTATTATTGGTGCAATCTCAGTGGAGGCTCAGGATATGTCCAAAGGAGCAGATAACTTTTACAAGAGCGACAAGGTAACCATGCAAAAGGTTACGTATAAAAATCAATACAACATGAATGTCGTGGGGAATCTTTTTATTCCCAAAGGTCTGAAGCAGAACACCAAAAATCCCGCAATCATTGTCGGGCATCCTATGGGCGCAGTAAAAGAACAAAGTGCGAATCTGTATGCCACGAAAATGGCTGAACAGGGATTCGTTACTTTGTCCCTGGATTTATCTTTCTGGGGAGAGAGTGATGGCCAGCCCCGCAACGCTGTTTCGCCTGATATCTATGCCGAGGATTTCAGCGCTGCGGTGGATTTCCTGGGCACCCGGCCGTTTGTTGACAGGGATCGGATAGGTGTTCTCGGGATTTGCGGCAGCGGGAGCTTTGTCATCAGCGCAGCCAAGATCGACCCGCGCATGAAAGCCATCGCGACCGTCAGCATGTACGACATGGGCGCTGCTAACCGTAACGCGCTCAGACATTCTTTGACCTTGGATCAGAGAAAGCAGATCATCAAAGAGGCAGCCGAGCAACGCTATGTGGAGTTCACCGGAGGTGAAACCAAATACACCAGTGGGACAGTGCATGAGCTGAATGAAAACACTGACCCCATTCAGCGTGAGTTTTATGATTTCTACCGCACTCCGCGAGGCGAATATACCCCCAAGGGCTCGTCTCCCAAACTCACGACGCACCCAACGTTGACCAGCAACGTCAAGTTCATGAATTTTTATCCGTTCGCAGACATAGAGACGATTTCTCCTCGTCCCATGCTTTTCATCACGGGTGAGAACGCTCATTCCAGAGAGTTCAGCGAAGACGCCTACAAGCTGGCGGCCGAACCGAAGGAGCTCTACATCGTTCCGGGTGCCGGGCACGTGGACCTGTACGACCGTGTGAATTATATACCCTTTGACGAGCTCACGTCCTTTTTCACCGAAAATCTGAAATAG
- a CDS encoding ATP-binding protein, giving the protein MNRPMNGGGIFTTRAFLLYLIPVLIGAAVGVLFLIPVNALVFYFEHRPVVGSAIDYAMHELTAALAGGMPLKTLFYACVGAFLGLVSAFLYSALYRSALHIRKLSGELEKDVLALIAHGEGETIEFKATFKWDIRESRASRLVEDAALKSLAGFMNAEGGTLIVGVSDAGEVTGLDRDYGILKRKDRDGFAQEVMNAVSEKLGADACRLVHLVFHSVSGKDICRIITSPSARPVYLKEGNDMKFYLRTGMSTRALNIPEAVEFISARWGK; this is encoded by the coding sequence TTGAACAGACCAATGAACGGCGGCGGGATATTCACGACACGCGCTTTTCTGCTATACCTCATACCCGTGCTCATAGGGGCGGCCGTAGGGGTGCTGTTCCTGATCCCGGTGAACGCGCTCGTCTTTTATTTCGAGCACAGGCCCGTTGTGGGCTCGGCAATCGATTACGCCATGCACGAGCTTACGGCGGCTCTCGCGGGCGGCATGCCTCTTAAGACGCTCTTTTACGCGTGCGTGGGCGCTTTCCTCGGGCTCGTGTCCGCATTCCTTTACAGCGCGTTATACAGGAGCGCGCTCCATATTCGGAAGCTCTCCGGGGAGCTCGAGAAGGACGTGCTTGCGCTGATCGCGCACGGCGAGGGAGAGACCATCGAGTTCAAGGCCACGTTCAAATGGGACATCAGGGAATCGAGGGCGAGCAGGCTCGTCGAGGACGCCGCGCTCAAGTCTCTCGCGGGGTTTATGAACGCCGAGGGCGGGACGCTCATCGTAGGGGTGTCCGACGCGGGGGAGGTGACGGGGCTAGATCGCGACTACGGCATACTCAAGAGGAAGGACAGGGACGGCTTCGCGCAGGAGGTGATGAACGCGGTCTCGGAGAAGCTCGGCGCTGACGCGTGCCGGCTGGTGCACCTGGTGTTTCACTCCGTCTCGGGTAAGGATATATGCAGGATAATAACGAGCCCTTCAGCGAGGCCCGTTTACCTGAAAGAGGGGAACGACATGAAGTTCTATCTCCGCACGGGGATGAGCACGCGCGCGCTCAACATACCCGAAGCGGTCGAATTTATCTCCGCGAGGTGGGGGAAGTGA
- a CDS encoding alcohol dehydrogenase, with protein MKATVYHGARDVRVETAPDPVMKSDNDVILRITKSAICGSDLHFYRGGIPLDDGFIVGHEFMGVVEEVGKGVKYFKKGDKVVAPFWVSCGHCVNCLNGYPTSCRGGGGCFGFGEALGGFWGGQAEYVRVPFADTTLEKVPVSLADERVLFLGDIFSTAYFCAEWGKINPGNTVAVFGDGPLGLLATASAKLFGPSKLITVGRHDYRLDIAKKMGADAVINSKNESAVDKILGLTNGEGVDVALECIGSNQAVLDAIKIARPGGTISFIGFMFQELPIPMLDFYLKDLTFRGGVCPAKNYIRKLLPLIETGKIDPTAVITHDLPLTEAPRGYELMDSKAENAIKVVLTP; from the coding sequence ATGAAAGCAACAGTCTACCACGGAGCGAGAGACGTAAGGGTCGAGACGGCCCCCGACCCGGTCATGAAATCGGACAACGACGTAATACTCAGGATAACAAAGAGCGCCATTTGCGGCTCAGACCTGCATTTCTACAGGGGCGGCATCCCGCTCGACGACGGCTTCATCGTCGGCCACGAGTTCATGGGAGTAGTTGAGGAAGTCGGAAAGGGGGTCAAGTATTTCAAAAAGGGCGATAAGGTCGTGGCTCCTTTCTGGGTGAGCTGCGGGCACTGCGTCAACTGCCTTAACGGCTACCCGACATCGTGCAGGGGAGGGGGAGGGTGCTTCGGGTTCGGCGAGGCGCTCGGAGGTTTCTGGGGAGGACAGGCCGAGTACGTGAGGGTGCCTTTCGCCGACACTACTCTCGAAAAGGTTCCCGTAAGCCTCGCCGACGAGAGGGTGCTCTTTTTGGGCGATATATTCTCGACAGCGTATTTCTGCGCCGAGTGGGGGAAGATAAATCCCGGTAACACGGTCGCCGTATTCGGCGACGGGCCTCTCGGGCTTCTCGCGACCGCCTCCGCAAAGCTGTTCGGGCCTTCGAAATTGATTACCGTCGGCCGTCACGATTACAGGCTCGATATAGCCAAGAAGATGGGAGCGGATGCGGTAATTAACTCGAAGAACGAAAGCGCCGTGGACAAGATACTGGGGCTCACGAACGGGGAAGGGGTCGATGTCGCTCTCGAATGCATCGGGTCCAACCAGGCCGTGCTCGACGCGATAAAGATCGCAAGGCCCGGAGGCACCATATCGTTCATCGGGTTCATGTTCCAGGAGCTCCCCATTCCCATGCTCGATTTCTACCTCAAGGACCTCACGTTCAGGGGCGGAGTATGCCCGGCGAAGAACTATATAAGGAAGCTCCTGCCGCTCATAGAGACCGGCAAGATCGATCCGACGGCGGTCATCACGCACGACCTCCCGCTCACCGAAGCGCCCAGGGGGTACGAGCTCATGGACTCCAAGGCCGAGAACGCCATAAAGGTCGTCCTCACTCCGTGA
- a CDS encoding DUF488 domain-containing protein, protein MNSNAKKQIFSIGHSNRALDEFLGILKRYGIEALADIRSYPRSRRNPHFDREVLEKELPAHGIEYVWINELGGLKEWGYEGYMGTPGFEYGLNTLEALASGKSTAFMCAELDWRRCHRSFISHALHLRGWDVVHIYDAKESETHSGLF, encoded by the coding sequence TTGAACTCCAACGCAAAGAAGCAAATCTTCTCCATCGGCCACTCGAACAGGGCGCTCGATGAATTCCTCGGAATCCTGAAGCGTTACGGCATAGAGGCGCTGGCCGACATAAGGAGCTATCCGCGCTCGAGGCGGAACCCGCATTTCGACAGGGAGGTGCTTGAGAAAGAGCTCCCCGCGCACGGCATAGAGTACGTATGGATAAACGAGCTCGGCGGGCTCAAGGAGTGGGGATACGAGGGGTACATGGGCACGCCCGGGTTCGAATACGGTCTAAACACTCTCGAAGCGCTTGCGTCGGGGAAAAGTACGGCCTTCATGTGCGCAGAGCTAGACTGGAGAAGATGCCACAGAAGCTTCATCTCTCATGCGCTCCACTTGCGCGGGTGGGACGTCGTTCACATATACGACGCAAAGGAGTCCGAGACACATTCGGGCCTATTTTGA
- a CDS encoding surface-adhesin E family protein, whose amino-acid sequence MNMPLTLIRNLFHKITERIPSYRELKPNPLIMVFLTAAAIVSCAARESAEPAVNTDAVTPGASAAEGGRDSRSAAPEDAEAHGLMPPGSHVAAASRDDDSWRLVTDVNSEREFEVYVDTSTIQTIDGEVYSWSKLVFDEDQRDSDGLVYREVVISSAIDCAKNTYSYKSSKFYDALGRMVFMENIATNTSEIPAKSVSRHIADFVCGYDPAAAKKAAPPIANPPQKSK is encoded by the coding sequence ATGAACATGCCCCTTACGCTGATCAGGAACCTGTTTCACAAAATCACGGAGCGCATCCCGTCATATAGAGAGCTCAAGCCCAATCCGCTCATTATGGTCTTCCTGACGGCTGCCGCTATCGTCTCGTGCGCCGCCAGGGAATCAGCTGAGCCTGCGGTCAATACGGACGCAGTAACCCCGGGGGCCTCCGCCGCCGAGGGCGGGCGAGATTCCAGGTCCGCGGCGCCTGAGGACGCCGAGGCTCACGGTCTGATGCCGCCGGGCTCGCACGTGGCGGCGGCATCCCGCGACGACGACTCATGGCGCCTCGTGACCGACGTGAACTCGGAGAGGGAGTTCGAAGTCTACGTCGACACTTCCACGATCCAGACGATAGACGGCGAGGTGTATTCGTGGAGCAAGCTCGTATTCGATGAAGACCAGAGGGACTCCGACGGGCTCGTCTACAGGGAGGTCGTTATCTCGTCCGCGATAGACTGCGCGAAAAATACCTATTCGTACAAGTCCTCCAAGTTCTACGACGCCCTCGGGCGCATGGTGTTCATGGAGAACATCGCCACGAACACGAGCGAGATACCCGCGAAGTCGGTCAGCAGGCACATTGCGGATTTCGTCTGCGGTTACGACCCGGCCGCGGCGAAGAAGGCGGCGCCTCCTATAGCGAATCCCCCGCAGAAATCAAAATAG
- a CDS encoding DUF4186 domain-containing protein produces the protein MHDPANLFARLKKSPFRSRFTLRGKELIYLRHKGIDTIMDHARAFIDERLAPADPPKDGKQTPMRNHPVFIAQHATATCCRKCLMKWHGIPARAHALTGEEKEYVLSILRKWMEKYL, from the coding sequence ATGCACGACCCCGCTAACTTATTCGCCAGGCTGAAGAAATCCCCCTTCCGCTCCCGCTTCACCCTCCGGGGGAAGGAACTTATCTACCTTAGACATAAGGGAATAGACACTATAATGGATCACGCACGCGCCTTTATCGACGAACGCCTCGCCCCCGCCGACCCCCCTAAGGACGGCAAACAGACACCCATGCGGAACCACCCCGTCTTTATCGCCCAGCACGCTACGGCCACATGCTGCAGGAAGTGCCTCATGAAGTGGCACGGAATACCCGCCCGCGCCCACGCGCTCACCGGTGAAGAAAAGGAATACGTCCTCTCGATTCTCAGAAAGTGGATGGAGAAATATTTGTAG
- a CDS encoding aldo/keto reductase yields MGTRNLGSLKVSELGCGCMSISGGHYGPGVDRAQGIRVIRDAYERGVTFFDTAEVYGPYVNEELVGEALAPVRDKVAIATKFGFKIDGTNGLDSRPEHIRKVVEESLKRLKTDRIDLYYQHRVDPTVPIEDVAGTVKDLIKAGKVLHFGLSEPRAKTIRRAHAVQPVAAIQTEYSLIERSPEHNGVLEACEELGIGFVPWGPLGQGFLPGKLDVNAQSTFDPKTDLRAGFPRFSPMVMKNNQPIIEILTTFGAKKGATPAQIALAWLMAQKPWIVPIPGTGNMDHLRENMNAVNVQLTPADLREIETAFSRIEIYGGRMDARQMAQIGQD; encoded by the coding sequence ATGGGAACCCGAAATCTCGGTAGCCTGAAAGTCTCGGAGCTGGGCTGTGGCTGCATGAGCATCAGCGGCGGCCATTACGGGCCGGGTGTAGACCGGGCCCAAGGCATCCGAGTGATTCGCGACGCATACGAGCGAGGCGTCACATTCTTCGACACGGCCGAAGTCTACGGTCCTTACGTGAACGAGGAACTGGTCGGCGAGGCTCTCGCGCCGGTCCGTGACAAGGTCGCCATCGCCACCAAGTTCGGCTTCAAGATCGATGGCACAAACGGGTTGGACAGCCGACCGGAGCATATCCGGAAGGTCGTCGAGGAATCGTTGAAGCGTCTCAAGACCGACCGCATCGATCTCTATTACCAGCACCGGGTCGATCCCACCGTGCCGATCGAGGACGTGGCTGGCACGGTCAAGGATCTGATCAAGGCCGGAAAGGTCCTGCACTTCGGCCTCTCGGAGCCGAGAGCGAAGACCATTCGCCGAGCGCATGCCGTTCAACCGGTCGCAGCAATCCAGACCGAATACTCGCTCATCGAAAGAAGCCCGGAACACAACGGCGTGCTTGAAGCCTGTGAAGAGCTTGGAATCGGCTTCGTTCCGTGGGGACCGCTGGGACAGGGATTCTTGCCCGGGAAACTGGATGTGAATGCACAGTCCACCTTCGACCCGAAGACCGATCTGCGAGCAGGGTTCCCACGCTTCTCCCCCATGGTCATGAAGAACAACCAGCCGATCATCGAGATTCTGACGACGTTCGGCGCCAAGAAGGGTGCAACGCCTGCCCAGATCGCGCTGGCATGGTTGATGGCGCAGAAGCCGTGGATTGTTCCGATCCCTGGCACGGGTAACATGGATCACCTGCGTGAGAACATGAACGCGGTCAATGTCCAACTCACGCCAGCAGACCTTCGCGAGATCGAGACGGCCTTCTCCCGGATCGAGATCTATGGCGGCCGCATGGATGCGAGACAGATGGCGCAGATCGGTCAGGATTGA
- a CDS encoding IPTL-CTERM sorting domain-containing protein, with protein MKRYFAFSIILSLLLLSSFLSMKAHAQLELIENGSFETGDFTGWTVIQEPGSGGDWFVYSGILTPASSHTVLPPPVGEFAAVTDQGDPGSQVLYQDLDIPAGGGAECSVIVYYENPAEEFVTASDLSYQTTPNQQARIDIMDPAADPFDVGAGVLLNLFQTNPGDPFSLGYTTLNFDLSQFAGTTVRFRAAEVDNEGFFNFSIDDVTCVAQVSENIPTLGEWGMIAMAGLLGLAGLIYARRRRSLTA; from the coding sequence ATGAAACGATATTTCGCTTTTTCTATTATTTTATCACTTTTATTACTTTCCTCGTTCCTGTCTATGAAAGCCCACGCTCAGTTGGAGCTTATCGAGAACGGGAGCTTCGAAACGGGTGACTTCACCGGCTGGACCGTGATTCAGGAGCCCGGGAGCGGAGGCGACTGGTTCGTTTACAGCGGGATTCTGACTCCGGCAAGCTCCCACACTGTACTGCCGCCGCCCGTTGGTGAATTCGCCGCCGTTACCGACCAGGGCGATCCGGGCTCCCAGGTGCTTTATCAGGATTTGGACATACCGGCTGGCGGCGGGGCTGAGTGCTCCGTCATAGTCTATTATGAGAATCCTGCCGAAGAGTTTGTTACCGCGTCAGATTTATCCTACCAGACCACTCCCAACCAGCAGGCGAGGATAGACATAATGGATCCTGCGGCCGACCCGTTTGACGTTGGGGCGGGTGTTTTGTTGAATCTCTTCCAAACGAATCCGGGCGATCCGTTTTCACTAGGCTACACTACTCTGAACTTCGATCTGTCTCAGTTCGCGGGTACGACTGTCAGATTCAGGGCGGCCGAGGTGGATAATGAGGGGTTTTTTAATTTCTCGATCGACGATGTGACATGTGTGGCGCAAGTTTCCGAGAACATCCCCACGCTCGGCGAGTGGGGGATGATCGCTATGGCAGGCCTGCTCGGTCTCGCGGGGCTTATATACGCCCGCCGCAGGCGGAGTCTCACAGCGTAG